The following proteins are co-located in the Doryrhamphus excisus isolate RoL2022-K1 chromosome 3, RoL_Dexc_1.0, whole genome shotgun sequence genome:
- the ufsp1 gene encoding inactive Ufm1-specific protease 1, whose translation MAEPDIVIDWGGSDAREVDVSAKMTPLLTNVHTGLLPPLADPVRISLSDGDYQYYHYGCDGLDDRGWGCGYRTIQTMSSWLGHNLKVQKRPPPSFQDIQQALVSMMDKPGSFLGSKEWIGTFEASLVLDYFYNVSCKLVHVRGGGLELEDVAVKALHQHLDKHRCPVMMGGDRDNSSKGIFGVCTGNSGSYLLVVDPHYYGGTLERAEAQRQGWAAWKSVSSLDQSSFYNLCLPQTGTKVT comes from the coding sequence ATGGCGGAACCTGATATCGTGATTGATTGGGGAGGGAGTGACGCCCGAGAAGTGGATGTCTCGGCGAAGATGACACCTCTTTTGACGAACGTCCACACTGGTCTTCTTCCCCCTCTGGCGGACCCTGTGAGGATATCTCTCAGTGATGGAGACTACCAGTACTACCATTACGGCTGCGATGGGCTAGATGACAGAGGATGGGGGTGTGGCTACCGCACCATTCAGACAATGTCATCCTGGTTGGGCCACAACTTGAAGGTCCAGAAAAGACCTCCACCGAGCTTCCAGGACATCCAGCAAGCCTTGGTCTCCATGATGGACAAGCCAGGCTCCTTCCTCGGCTCCAAGGAGTGGATTGGGACATTTGAAGCATCACTGGTCCTGGATTATTTTTACAACGTCTCCTGTAAATTAGTGCATGTCAGAGGTGGAGGGTTGGAGTTGGAGGATGTTGCCGTTAAAGCGCTCCATCAGCACTTGGACAAGCATAGATGTCCTGTAATGATGGGAGGGGACAGGGACAACTCGTCTAAGGGGATCTTCGGCGTGTGCACTGGGAACAGTGGAAGTTACCTGCTGGTTGTTGACCCCCACTACTATGGCGGTACACTGGAGAGGGCAGAAGCACAACGCCAAGGCTGGGCGGCATGGAAAAGCGTGTCGTCTCTGGATCAGTCGTCTTTTTATAATCTCTGTTTGCCTCAGACTGGCACAAAAGTCACTTAA